The Eubacterium maltosivorans genome includes the window ACATGTCCTGCCAAAATCCCCCGGTTGCGGCCCACTACATCATTAATGACCTGCATATCGCCGAAAAGGCGGCCATCTGTAAAGGAGCGGTTAAACACCTGGGCCAGCTCTTTTTCTGTGATGGACGGGGTCTTTCCCTCTCCATCCACAGCGTCCAGCGTTTCACGGTAGGCCCGGGTCACAGCGTATACATACTCGGGGCTTTTCATACGCCCCTCGATCTTCAGAGAATCAATACCTGCCTGTGCCACCTCGTCAAGCCTTTCCTTAATGTTCAAATCGCTCATGCTGAGAAGATATCCCTCCTTAATCAGACGGTTATCCGCATCCCTCAGCTGGTATTTTTTTCGGCAGGGCTGGGCGCAGAGGCCCCGGTTTCCGCTTCTGCCGCCGATCATGCTACTCATCAGGCACTGCCCTGAATAAGCGTAACAGAGAGCGCCGTGGCAGAAAATCTTGAGTTCCACCTTTGTTTTTTCCGCGATCATGGCCGCTTCCGAGATAGGCATCTCCCTTGGAAGCACCACCCGCATAAAGCCCAGTCTCTCAAAGAACAGGGCACCCTCAAGGCCGTACACAGATCCCTGGGTGCTGGTCTGGAGCCTGAAGTCTGGAAAGTATTTTTGCAGCAGAAAGATCAGCCCCAGATCCTGGACAATAAGGCCATCAATGTCCAGACCTGCCAAAAAGTTCAGATCCTTTACCAGATCCTCAAACTCTTCGTCCTTGATGAGAATGTTAAGCGTCACATAGACCTTTACCCCATACTGCCTGCACAGCGCCACGGCTTCTGTCATTTCCTTTTCATCCATATTGCCCGCGTTACGTCTGGCGTTAAAGGCCTTGCCGCCAAAATAGACTGCGTCCGCCCCGCCGTTTATGGCCGCACGGATGCACTCCAGGGTGCCCGCCGGCGCCAGCAGCTCAGGTATTTTGTACATTGTCCCCGCCTCCTTTATTATCCTATGAACCATTGGTCTATTATAACCTTTTTAGCCATAAAACAAAATATGTAATCATGAACAGAATCAATAAATCACAAAACTTTCGCCCGGGTCTTTACTTTAATGCCTGGCTAAAATATAATGAGAGCTCTTTGAGGCGTAAGGAAGCAGCTTTTTCCATGAAATCCATCAATCTCCGGGCACAATCCTACAATACCGATCTCATACAAAAGCCCCGGACAAAAGCTGTCCAGGGCTTTATTATGTATTTATTCAGTTTTTATCGCTTCTTCGTGCCGGTTGGGCGCGGACCTGTCCGCTGGCGGCTGCCCGACTGCCCGGAGGATGGACGTTTTTTCTTTTGTACTGGCCGTGCAGTGGCATTGCGCTCCACAGGTCTTCCCTGCGAAGCTGAACCTGAGGGCTTTCTTCTTGGTGGACTGCCGGATGGACGTTTCTGCTGAGGCCTGTGCTGCGGCTCACCGGTGGTGGTTTTACGCGGAGGCGTCCCTGACCCGGTATAGCCCTGCGATTCATAGAGTTTCTGTTTAGCCCTTCTCCGAGCTCTGGCCTGTTTTGCCCGCATGATTTTCCGTTTGCGGTAAACATAAAAGCGGAAAAAGATAAACAGGATCACCAGCAATGGAATGCCGATAAAGGCCGCGATTCTCAGATAATCCCAGAAATTTCTGGGACGGATCTGGTTCTGGGCATACAACGGCGTTGATTTCACTGAGTCGGTGCCCTCGTAGATGGTCAATGTCCCTACCTGAGCGTCGGGCTCAATATCACCCACTACCTTAAGCCCTTTTTCGGTATCAGCCAAAAGGCTGGTATCCCAGGAGACTTTGGCGGTGTATTTATCCTCCTGCCCCTTGGGGATCATGGAGCTGTAGGCTTCCTTTGTCTTGACCGACAGGTTTTTGCCATCCTTGTAATGGGCATTAATCACTGTAAAATCTTTATAATGACCGGAATCATCCGTCCAGTCCAGCAGGCGGTTGTCGTCAAAGGCGGCGTTGATGGTACTGCTGGCCTCGGCAAAAATACCCTTCTCATCGCCCTTCATAATCACTCCGACGATCTTCGCGTCACCATCCTCGGCATTGTAGACAAAGCAGCGGCCCGCTTCATCAGTATTACCAGTCTTACCGCCCTTTGCCTTGGCGTTGTAGTAAGGATTATCAGTTCTTCCCTCCTCGATGGTTCCGCCGTAGTCGGCAGCGTCCTTATAGAGAAGCATATCCGTATTTTTCCACTTCTGCGGCTCGCCGCGGTTGGTGGTCATCTCATAGACCTTGGTACCCTCCACCTTTGAGATGGTCTCATTAGAGAAGGCCGTCTTCCCGATCACCGCCATATCGGCTGGTGTGGTGTAATGGTCGGGATCGTGAAGACCGTGGGCATTTTTAAAATGTGTATTCTTAAGCCCCATCTGCTGCGCTTTGGCATTCATTTGATCCACGAAGACCGACATGGCCTGATTGTAGTCCATCTTTTCATTTCCACTGATCTTACGCCCGATGTTGGCTGCGATCACGTTGGCTGCGTCGTTGCCTGACGGCAGCAGCAGCGCGTACAGCAGCTGCTCCCAGGTATAGATTTCTCCAACCTCCAGATGAGCCACGCTGCTCTCGTAGCCGATGAGCTTAACCTCATCGCCAACGGTTATCTTGTCATTCAGGCTTGAGCCCACATAATCCAGAGCCGTTAAAGCGGTCATAAGCTTTGTTGTGCTGGCCGGGTAGTAGCGTTCGTCTGCGTTTTGCTCTACCAGAATATCGCCGCTGTTTACCTCAAAGACAACAACTCCCTCGTCGGGGCCAAAAGATGGCATCGCCGCCCACGCACCGCTGCCAAAGACCCCAAACGCCAGCAGCAAAGCCCCTAAAACTGAAATAATTTTCCTCTTCATTGATCCCCGCCACATTATTTAATGTATTTTATTTCTTTAAATTCGTCCTCGGCTGCCTTCACTGCTTCCTCGCTCCCGATGACGCAGAGCACGTTTTTATCCATGGCCTCACGAATCATGTCCGCTGTTTTGCGCAGGCTGTCATTCGTCGTACCCAGAATTTCATCACGTTCTTTCTGAAGGTCCTCCTGAGTAGTCCTGTTAAAATACATGGTATCCGCCGCGTCTGCTTTCAGGGCTGTTGACAAAGGCACATCCTTACTGCTGATGGTCCCGATAATATATTTTTCCATTTCACGTCTGGAAATATCCAGATTTTCGACGTACTCAAAGGCCTCGTTGTAGGCGTCTAGAGTTTTGGACAGATTGGGGTCACGGAAGGAGGCAAAGGAAAGCTCTCCGGCCCGGTTGATGCCGAAATGCGCACCGTAGGCTCCTCCCTGAACACGGATCCGGTTCCAGAGGTAGTCCATGGCCAAAATGGATTTGAGTACCAGCATACTCCCGTTGTAGCTGTAACCCAGCTCACGGATATTAAAGCCCTTGGAAACGTACTGAATCTTAGCGGCTGTCATAAAGCCCTCATCCTTGACCTCCAGGTCAAAATGATAGCGATAGGTTTCCATATCTCTGTCTGGCAGGTTTTCTAAAAATCCGCGCACAGCTTCGAGCACTGGCTCCTTCAAATCTTTGTCTCCAGTGACGCTGATGATCAGACCTTTTTTATTAAAGACCCTATTTGCAATTTCCTTAAGCTTAGCGGACAGCTCTTCCCAGCGCTCGTCAAAATGATCGTCGAGATCTGAAAGGAACTGGTAAAACTCAATACCGCCGAGCTCCTCAAACATTCTGGCAGACTGGGAATAATAGGACTGGAGACGCTGTACACTCACCGTGTGACCGCCCATCAGGAACTGGTTCTCCTTGTTCATACGGATTTCACCAACGATATCCTCGATCAGATGGCGTTCGTCAAAACGGCTTCTTAAAATTGTGGATTCGATAAGCTCCAGCAGGCGCTTGACATTGGGGCCAACAGCCTTGCCCTTGATGGCAAATTTGCTCTCGTAGCGTCCGCTCTCCTTGATGTTATCATAGGTTTCAACACTGGAGGAGATACCGCCAGTGCTGATCTCAATTTCCTGGTTCAGTCGCTCATAATCATAATCCTCTGTGCTGACCCGGCCAATGATCTTATTGACCAGAGACAGATATTTCAGATCCTCCTGAGGGACTGTGTGTGTGTCAAAATAGAACTTGACATAGGCGATGCCTCCGGTATAGCCAGGATGATAAAGCAGCTTATGCCCTTTAAATTCTTCTTCATAGAGAACCACCTCACGGGCCTTTTTATTAATTTCGTCAAGGCTCAGCTTCGGAATGCTCTCGAGAGCCTCAGGGCTGTCCTCGGTGTTCTGGCGTTCCAAAAGGGCCTGAGTATCAGCCACCAAGGCATCCAGTTCTTCTGGCGACAACGATTTTTTATAGGCTTCCAGCTTATCGCTGAGCGCTTTTTCTTTCTTTTCGGCCAGACTGCAGTCTGGATGAATGCTCACAAACGCCTGGTGGGGGTTGCCTAGGAGATAACGCGCGATCAGAGCCTCGAAGCCGCGGTTCTCACTGCTCATACGCAACTTGGAAATCGCATCGCGATATTTCAGGTGTGACAGCGGATCACCACCGTAGAGCCAGGTATCAAACATTTCCAAGCCGTACATCAGGCCCTTGGGGTAGGAGCCGTACTCACCCTCGATGAGCATAAATTCATTGATGTTAATACCTGCTTCCACGCTGCGCTTGTCAAGCCCGCTTGTCACCAGCTCTTCCAGGGTCTTTTCCACGGTCTCGATAAAAAGGTCTTTATATTTTTCGTCCGTATGCTTGAGCACAATAGAAAAGTAGGGCTGCTTCATGGAGCTGGAATAAGCGTAGTCTACCTCTTTACAGATGTTAAGATCTAAAAGTGCCTTTTTGAGCGGTGCGGAGTTTGCCCCAAGCAGGATGTGTCCCAGCACGTCAAAGGCCAGTATATCCTCAAAGGTCGGCTCGTTCTCCAGCACATAGCTCAGCGAAAGATAATCCTTGTTCTTCTGGTCCTCATCCGACGGAATCGGGTAACTGTCTGAGGCGACCGCCATTTCCTCAAAGGGTAACTGGGTCGGAATCTCACTGTCAATAGCTGCGCGGTCAAACTGGCTCAGATAGGCCTCATCCAGATATTTCAAATGGGCGTCCATATCGCCGTCGCCGTAAAGATAAATATAAGAATTGGAAGGATGATACAGCTTTTTGTGGAACGCTGCAAAGTCCTCAAAGGTAAGGTCTGGTATATTTTCCGGATAGCCGCCAGACTCCTCGCCATAAATTGAATCTGGGTAAAGAGTCTGAAAAATTTTACGCTGCAGCACTTCCTCGGGGCTTGAATAAACACCCTTCATCTCATTGTAGACCACGCCGTTATAGGTAATGGGGTCTTCCTTGTTTTCAAGATGGTAGTGCCATCCCTCCTGATGGAAGATATGCGGCGTATTGTAAATGTCTGGATAAAACACCGCATCCAGATAAACGTCCATCAGGTTCATAAAATCCTTGTCATTGGTGCTGGCTATGGGGTAGACGGTTTTGTCCGGGTAGGTCATTGCGTTCAGGAAGGTATTCATAGACCCCTTGGCCAGCTCTACAAAGGGCTCCTTAACCGGGTATTTTCTGGAGCCGCATAAAACGGAATGCTCCATAATGTGGGCCACGCCTGTACTGTTGTCCGAGGGTGTTCTGAACCCGATATGGAACACCTTGTTATCGTCATCGTTAGATATATAGATAAGGCGGGCACCGGTTTTGTCATGCTCAAAAACCCGGGCGACGCCGTTTACTTCTTCAATATTTTCTTCCCTCAAAAGGGTGAATCCATGTAGTTTGTCGTGTACTTTCAATCTGTTTCTCCTTATTTTTCGTATTTTGATGCGGTTCATCACATATTCATTATCTATATTATTTTTATTTTGTCTCTACTTCCCAGTTCTTCAGATGCTCCAGATGCTCTTTAACCTTTTGCTCATAGCCGTTTTCTGTCGGCTTATAAAACCGTGTTCCAGCAAGATCGTCCGGCAGGTACTGCTGGGGATAATAGTTGCCTGGATGGCTGTGGGGGTAAACATAGTTCAGCCCTCTGCCCAGCTTCTCACTGCCTGGGTAGTGAGCGTCTCTCAGATGCCCCGGCACCTCAGAATTGGACTGATGCCTCACCGCGGATGTTGCGGCGTCCAAACCAGCGTAGGAGGCGTTACTTTTTGGCGCAGAGGCCAGAAAGGTTACCGCCTGAGCCAGGTTGATGCGCGCCTCGGGCAGTCCGATCATCTCAACAGCCCGGGCTGCGGCTGTAGCCACCAGCAACGCCATGGGCTCTGCGTTTCCGATATCCTCGGAAGCGGAAATCACAATCCGCCTTGCGATGAATTTAGGATCTTCCCCGGCTTCAAGCATCTTGGCCAGCCAGTAAAGAGCCGCGTCAGGATCTGAGCCTCGTATACTTTTGATAAAGGCCGAAATGGTGTCATAATGGTTATCGCCCTTTTTATCATACTGTACAGCCTTTTTCTGAATACACTCCTGAGCTGTTTCAAGGTCGATATGGATATAGCCCTGATCGTCTTTCTCCTTGGTCAGTATCCCAAGCTCCAGCGCATTGAGCGCGCGCCGTACGTCGCCGTTCGAGACGGCTGTCAGGTGATCCAGGGCTTCCTCGTCCACCTTGAGCTTCATACTGCCATAGCCCTTCTTTTTATCGGTAACAGCTCGTCGCAGCAGGCCCCTAATCTCATCGTCTGTTAAAGTTTTAAACTCAAAGATCGTCGACCGTGACAAAAGCGGCGAGTTGATCTCAAAATAAGGGTTCTCCGTTGTCGCGCCGATCAGCACCACCAGTCCACCCTCCACGCTTGGCAGCAGCGCATCCTGCTGTGCCTTGTTAAATCGGTGGATTTCATCGATGAAAAGAATCGACTTACGATTATAGATACCCAAATTATCCTTCGCCTTGTCTAAAATTTCTGTAATTTCTTTTTTACCGGAGGTTACGGCGTTCAATTCGTAAAAAGCAGCCTGTGTCCGGTGAGCTATAATCTTGGCCAGTGTGGTCTTACCGGTTCCCGGAGGACCGTAAAAAACCACTGACGAAAGCTTGTCCGCCTCGATAAGACGGTAAAGCAGCTTACCCTTTCCGATAATATGGGACTGTCCGACAAACTCATCCAGTGTGGTCGGACGCATCCGCACCGACAGCGGCGCGTTATCCTCAATCTGGTTCTCATAGTTCATGTCAAAAAAAGATGCCTGCACGATGCCTCACCTCGTTTCTATTATTCGTTTTTATTGTTTTTCAATCCAGCTGATTTCTTCTTCATTTATGTCAAAATACCCATAAATCCAACGGTCCGCCTCCAAAAGTAAGGCCTCCCGATCTTTTTGGTGGGTAGTCTCAGTCAAGTCTATAATTTTATCATAAAAATCCTTAAATTTGTCCGAAATTTCCATGCTCACGTCAGGAATTTTCAACTTTAGCACAGTATTAGGATAATACTCGTACAGATCAACACCAAGCTTTTTCGCAAAGGACTTAAAATAAAAATTATAAAGACGGCTGTTAAGCAGCACCACCAAAAATTCCTCGTTCACCTGGCTGTACAGTCGGTTCTTCAGTGTAAGACCATAGATATCCGCGCTGAAGAAATAGCGGTTCTCATCAATGGCAAAGCGATTGTCCTTTGCCTTATATGGAAAAACGATCTTTTTTTTCATAAAGCATTCGAGGTTCCTGCCCCACTGGATAGCATACCAGGGCAGACGCCCGCTCATGCACTCCCGCCGGCCGCTTAGCTTTTCTCTGAACTGCTTCAGGTAGACCTCCTCATAAGGATGTCGCTCGATGGCGTCAATCTCATTGGTATACAATATCTGTTTTCCCGGCGGAGTAATCTCAAAGGCGTGCACGTTCCGGTTTTTTATCCAGGGATGCAGAAACTGTGGATTGAAATTATACGCATCCAGCTCATTGTCGTCAAAGATAAAGGCTTTATCATTGCCGGTGATGATCCCCTGGAAGCTGTCCACCAGGTTTTCCAAGGTAAAGGGCGCGCGCTTCTCAATTTTTTCCACGATCGTTTTTGTCATGGGGCCGTAAAGCCGCCACAAAGCGTCATCCATCTGGCTCTGGCGCGTCTCAAAGTCCTCATGAAGCTTTGGCTGGCCGCTTTCCAGATCTTCAATGTAAACTGACGTTTCCCGCAGCTTACCCTTCTGTACAAAAAACCGGGAAACCCGTGCCGCATGCCGCGCAGGGGCCCTGCCCTTTATCAGAAGGCTCAGCGCCGGATCGATGCCGATGCCGCTTATAACACGCAGGCCATTAAAATCAATGAGCCGCCTGATCATAAAATGCTCGCGGATAAACTGCCGGAGAGCCCGCGCATTGTAGGCTTCCATAAAATACCTGGAAGTCAGGAATAAAAGCCTTCCTTTATCTTTCAGAAGCTCATATCCACGTTTAAAAAAGCAATAGGATAAATCCCCCTTGTTCTGATAAACATCGCTGTACAGGGCTTTTAAGCGCTTCATATAATCCGAGTCAATTTCCTTGTGCCCGACGTAGGGCGGATTGCCGATTACCACATCAAAGGAGCTGTCCTTAAAGTCAGCCGTGGACTTATCCAGACAGTCTCCCACCATGATACCTGCCGGATAGCAGTATTTCGGTCCCTTTAACGCCAATGTGATCCGGGTTACCAGTACAGCCAGAGGATCCTTATCCACACCGCATAATGATTTCTGAAGCAGCCGCTTGTGCACAGCCTCCTTTTCAAGATCCTTGGTGTTCTTCAGGATATAGTCATAGGCAGCGCTGAGGAGCGATCCGCTGCCGCAGGCCGGGTCTAGAATCTTTTCTTTCTTCACAACGCTCACACAAAGCGAAACCATATACTCTGCCAGAACATCCGGCGTGTAAAAAATTCCCTGGCTCTTTTTATGGCTGCGGTGCAGGCACTCCTCGTACAGCTCCCCGATGACGCTGGCGTTCTTATTTTCAAAACTGTCGGTATCCTCGATAAAACGCTTCACATCCTCCCAGATCAACCCGCTGAGTGTCAGTTTTCCCTCATCGGTCCAGTGATGGGAGTTTGAGACGCCGCGGCTCCACACCCGCATGATGCCGCCAACGGTAAAGTCTGTTCGCAGCTTTTGAGCGTTTTTTCGGTCTAAGACCACACGGCCGTTATCCACCAAAAATTTCAGGGTCAATATTTTAATGAGAAAAAGCAGTAACTCGCCCTTGTTCTCAACATAATCGTACCGTTTATAGACTTCATCGATCTTCTGTATTATTTCCTTCATCCCGGGAATCACTCCTTAGTCATACTCAGACCATTATAACAAAAAAAGATGCTGTTGGACAGCATCTTGATAAATTCTCTTTTATTCGTACAAAGGATATTTACTGGTCAGATAAGCTACCTTTTCTTTTGCCAGCTCCAGGTCTTTTTTGATCAGCGCTGCCTCGAAGGCGTCTGCGATAACCGACATATCCTCTTCCTTCATGCCGCGGGTAGTGACAGCCGGGGTCCCCACACGCACGCCGCTTGTCACAGTCGGTTTCTGCTTATCGTAAGGGATAGCGTTTTTATTGGCGGTAATGTTGACACTGCCCAGAATATCATCAGCCTCCTTGCCCGTCAGGCCGACAGCGCTG containing:
- a CDS encoding replication-associated recombination protein A, coding for MQASFFDMNYENQIEDNAPLSVRMRPTTLDEFVGQSHIIGKGKLLYRLIEADKLSSVVFYGPPGTGKTTLAKIIAHRTQAAFYELNAVTSGKKEITEILDKAKDNLGIYNRKSILFIDEIHRFNKAQQDALLPSVEGGLVVLIGATTENPYFEINSPLLSRSTIFEFKTLTDDEIRGLLRRAVTDKKKGYGSMKLKVDEEALDHLTAVSNGDVRRALNALELGILTKEKDDQGYIHIDLETAQECIQKKAVQYDKKGDNHYDTISAFIKSIRGSDPDAALYWLAKMLEAGEDPKFIARRIVISASEDIGNAEPMALLVATAAARAVEMIGLPEARINLAQAVTFLASAPKSNASYAGLDAATSAVRHQSNSEVPGHLRDAHYPGSEKLGRGLNYVYPHSHPGNYYPQQYLPDDLAGTRFYKPTENGYEQKVKEHLEHLKNWEVETK
- a CDS encoding serine hydrolase, with translation MKRKIISVLGALLLAFGVFGSGAWAAMPSFGPDEGVVVFEVNSGDILVEQNADERYYPASTTKLMTALTALDYVGSSLNDKITVGDEVKLIGYESSVAHLEVGEIYTWEQLLYALLLPSGNDAANVIAANIGRKISGNEKMDYNQAMSVFVDQMNAKAQQMGLKNTHFKNAHGLHDPDHYTTPADMAVIGKTAFSNETISKVEGTKVYEMTTNRGEPQKWKNTDMLLYKDAADYGGTIEEGRTDNPYYNAKAKGGKTGNTDEAGRCFVYNAEDGDAKIVGVIMKGDEKGIFAEASSTINAAFDDNRLLDWTDDSGHYKDFTVINAHYKDGKNLSVKTKEAYSSMIPKGQEDKYTAKVSWDTSLLADTEKGLKVVGDIEPDAQVGTLTIYEGTDSVKSTPLYAQNQIRPRNFWDYLRIAAFIGIPLLVILFIFFRFYVYRKRKIMRAKQARARRRAKQKLYESQGYTGSGTPPRKTTTGEPQHRPQQKRPSGSPPRRKPSGSASQGRPVERNATARPVQKKKRPSSGQSGSRQRTGPRPTGTKKR
- a CDS encoding Eco57I restriction-modification methylase domain-containing protein — encoded protein: MKEIIQKIDEVYKRYDYVENKGELLLFLIKILTLKFLVDNGRVVLDRKNAQKLRTDFTVGGIMRVWSRGVSNSHHWTDEGKLTLSGLIWEDVKRFIEDTDSFENKNASVIGELYEECLHRSHKKSQGIFYTPDVLAEYMVSLCVSVVKKEKILDPACGSGSLLSAAYDYILKNTKDLEKEAVHKRLLQKSLCGVDKDPLAVLVTRITLALKGPKYCYPAGIMVGDCLDKSTADFKDSSFDVVIGNPPYVGHKEIDSDYMKRLKALYSDVYQNKGDLSYCFFKRGYELLKDKGRLLFLTSRYFMEAYNARALRQFIREHFMIRRLIDFNGLRVISGIGIDPALSLLIKGRAPARHAARVSRFFVQKGKLRETSVYIEDLESGQPKLHEDFETRQSQMDDALWRLYGPMTKTIVEKIEKRAPFTLENLVDSFQGIITGNDKAFIFDDNELDAYNFNPQFLHPWIKNRNVHAFEITPPGKQILYTNEIDAIERHPYEEVYLKQFREKLSGRRECMSGRLPWYAIQWGRNLECFMKKKIVFPYKAKDNRFAIDENRYFFSADIYGLTLKNRLYSQVNEEFLVVLLNSRLYNFYFKSFAKKLGVDLYEYYPNTVLKLKIPDVSMEISDKFKDFYDKIIDLTETTHQKDREALLLEADRWIYGYFDINEEEISWIEKQ
- a CDS encoding insulinase family protein, whose protein sequence is MKVHDKLHGFTLLREENIEEVNGVARVFEHDKTGARLIYISNDDDNKVFHIGFRTPSDNSTGVAHIMEHSVLCGSRKYPVKEPFVELAKGSMNTFLNAMTYPDKTVYPIASTNDKDFMNLMDVYLDAVFYPDIYNTPHIFHQEGWHYHLENKEDPITYNGVVYNEMKGVYSSPEEVLQRKIFQTLYPDSIYGEESGGYPENIPDLTFEDFAAFHKKLYHPSNSYIYLYGDGDMDAHLKYLDEAYLSQFDRAAIDSEIPTQLPFEEMAVASDSYPIPSDEDQKNKDYLSLSYVLENEPTFEDILAFDVLGHILLGANSAPLKKALLDLNICKEVDYAYSSSMKQPYFSIVLKHTDEKYKDLFIETVEKTLEELVTSGLDKRSVEAGININEFMLIEGEYGSYPKGLMYGLEMFDTWLYGGDPLSHLKYRDAISKLRMSSENRGFEALIARYLLGNPHQAFVSIHPDCSLAEKKEKALSDKLEAYKKSLSPEELDALVADTQALLERQNTEDSPEALESIPKLSLDEINKKAREVVLYEEEFKGHKLLYHPGYTGGIAYVKFYFDTHTVPQEDLKYLSLVNKIIGRVSTEDYDYERLNQEIEISTGGISSSVETYDNIKESGRYESKFAIKGKAVGPNVKRLLELIESTILRSRFDERHLIEDIVGEIRMNKENQFLMGGHTVSVQRLQSYYSQSARMFEELGGIEFYQFLSDLDDHFDERWEELSAKLKEIANRVFNKKGLIISVTGDKDLKEPVLEAVRGFLENLPDRDMETYRYHFDLEVKDEGFMTAAKIQYVSKGFNIRELGYSYNGSMLVLKSILAMDYLWNRIRVQGGAYGAHFGINRAGELSFASFRDPNLSKTLDAYNEAFEYVENLDISRREMEKYIIGTISSKDVPLSTALKADAADTMYFNRTTQEDLQKERDEILGTTNDSLRKTADMIREAMDKNVLCVIGSEEAVKAAEDEFKEIKYIK